In Elgaria multicarinata webbii isolate HBS135686 ecotype San Diego chromosome 19, rElgMul1.1.pri, whole genome shotgun sequence, a genomic segment contains:
- the CDK9 gene encoding cyclin-dependent kinase 9, which translates to MERAGGSAAGNAPLRPSDGGRRQPEESAGGAGSAMAKQYDTVECPYCDEVSKYEKLAKIGQGTFGEVFKAKHRQTGKKVALKKVLMENEKEGFPITALREIKILQLLKHENVVNLIEICRTKASPYNRCKGSIYLVFDFCEHDLAGLLSNAHVKFTLSEIKKVMQMLLNGLYYIHRNKILHRDMKAANVLITRDGVLKLADFGLARAFSLAKNSQPNRYTNRVVTLWYRPPELLLGERDYGPPIDLWGAGCIMAEMWTRSPIMQGNTEQHQLTLISQLCGSITTEVWPTVDKCELYQKLDLPKGQKRKVKERLKAYVKDPYALDLIDKLLVLDPAQRIDSDDALNHDFFWSDPMPSDLKNMLSTHNQSMFEYLAPPRRRGGHMPQQPANQGRNPAATNQTEFDRVF; encoded by the exons ATGGAGCGTGCGGGCGGAAGCGCGGCCGGAAACGCGCCCCTGCGCCCCTCGGACGGAGGCCGGCGGCAGCCAGAAGAGAGCGCGGGGGGCGCCGGCTCCGCCATGGCCAAGCAGTACGACACGGTGGAGTGCCCCTACTGCGACGAGGTCTCCAAGTACGAGAAGCTGGCCAAGATCGGGCAGGGCACCTTCGG GGAAGTGTTCAAAGCAAAGCATCGTCAGACGGGCAAGAAAGTGGCACTGAAAAAAGTGCTGATGGAGAATGAAAAAGAGGGG TTCCCTATCACAGCCCTGCGGGAAATCAAAATCCTCCAGTTgttgaagcatgaaaatgtggtGAATCTCATTGAGATCTGCAGGACCAAAG cCTCCCCGTACAACCGTTGCAAGGGCAGCATCTACCTGGTCTTCGACTTCTGTGAGCACGACCTGGCCGGCCTCCTCAGCAACGCCCACGTCAAGTTCACACTCTCGGAGATCAAGAAGGTCATGCAGATGCTCTTGAACGGCCTCTACTACATCCACCGGAATAAG ATCCTGCACAGAGACATGAAAGCGGCGAACGTGCTCATCACCCGCGACGGCGTCCTGAAACTGGCCGACTTCGGCTTGGCTCGGGCTTTCAGCCTGGCGAAGAACAGCCAGCCCAACCGCTACACCAACCGGGTAGTGACCCTGTGGTATCGGCCTCCGGAGCTGCTCCTgg GGGAGCGAGATTACGGCCCTCCCATCGACCTCTGGGGGGCAGGCTGCATAATGGCTGAAATGTGGACTCGAAGCCCCATCATGCAAGGGAATACGGAGCAGCACCAACTCACCCTCATCAGCCAGCTGTGTGGCTCCATCACCACAGAG GTCTGGCCAACTGTGGATAAATGTGAACTCTACCAGAAGTTGGACCTGCCCAAAGGGCAAAAGCGCAAGGTGAAGGAGCGACTGAAGGCCTACGTCAAAGATCCGTACGCTTTGGATCTCATAGATAAACTGCTGGTGTTGGATCCGGCCCAAAGGATAGACAGCGACGACGCCCTCAATCACGACTTCTTCTGGTCTGACCCGATGCCCTCTGACCTCAAGAACATGCTCTCCACCCATAACCAATCCATGTTCGAGTACCTAGCCCCGCCCAGGAGGAGGGGCGGACACATGCCGCAGCAACCGGCCAATCAGGGCAGGAATCCAGCTGCGACCAATCAGACAGAGTTTGACAGAGTGTTCTGA